From a region of the Myroides sp. JBRI-B21084 genome:
- a CDS encoding TonB-dependent receptor — protein sequence MKLNFLATALLIGVATYAQDTKTIKGHIYDAANNNEPLAYATVMLQNTEFGAEADENGYFEIACPKGTYLLEASYLGYQTYTLPYETDKTNEVTINLIPESDSLDEIVITIDKKKSTETALLNEQRKSLEIKQQIGAQELSRKGVGDVAAAVAKTTGISKQEGSNNVYVRGLGDRYNSTTLNGLPVPSNDPEKKNINLELFSTDIVEYISIDKTFSSKNTGDFGGGNVDILSKDFKDNSLFEVELGTKINTNATSKGAEFLLPQGPSKLGYANYGVPNKPLSGYHFTNSLQPQTAGPIGGNFGVRAGKSFLIGNTGKLNLFATASFDNAFTFKEGINQSASAQGAKLKSFNQEKFSQTTNTTGMFNANYHINDKNRVGYNLLYINSSDLSRDTYTGTDRDFEGDHDALLVQRGTFIQNTVLINQLLGNHTFNNKLGFDWAVSYNTIKSDMPDRTQNKMFYWKDTNNYTIAQRTITDNHRYFQNLKEDEIAANLALNYKFGSTENGSEKGKLTLGYNGRVKNRDFEAIQFNFRISGNALNSTVNPNNLDTFFNQQNYDNGLFNIEAFAGETPQTYNGEQNIHAGFANVEYRLTDKLSAVVGMRYEKINQTVKWRTQLDAQEKNNEFNRNEFLPNLSFKYAINTVQNLRLAASKTYTLPQFKERARFIYEDVTEIKVGNPYLYPSQNYNLDLKWELFPNSDEVVSVAAFGKYILDPINEITMASSTNDITWVNIGDKGYVYGAEFEIKKQIIDFGGANKNNLFAGLNVSYMKTDQEINREKIQKETNGLINTNFNFDRSSFTGASDLLLNADISYVKNWNNDKALTATVAYTHYSDRLYALGVEQKGNLVDKGMGSLDFILKTNLHKKVAINFAARNILNPEFRRIQDNASGQINAITYKRGAFFSLGAKYTF from the coding sequence ATGAAATTAAATTTTTTGGCAACAGCGTTATTAATTGGAGTGGCTACTTATGCGCAAGATACAAAAACGATTAAAGGCCATATTTACGATGCAGCAAATAATAACGAACCTTTAGCTTACGCTACCGTTATGTTACAGAATACAGAATTTGGTGCAGAAGCCGATGAAAACGGATATTTTGAAATTGCTTGCCCTAAGGGAACTTACTTATTAGAAGCGTCGTACTTAGGTTACCAAACTTACACCCTACCTTACGAAACAGACAAAACAAATGAGGTAACTATTAATCTTATTCCTGAATCCGATTCGTTAGATGAAATTGTAATTACTATTGATAAAAAGAAATCTACCGAAACAGCTTTATTAAACGAACAACGCAAATCGTTAGAAATAAAACAGCAAATTGGAGCACAGGAACTTTCTAGAAAAGGTGTTGGCGATGTAGCTGCAGCAGTTGCAAAAACCACTGGTATTTCAAAACAAGAAGGCAGTAACAATGTGTACGTACGTGGTTTGGGCGACAGATACAATTCTACAACTTTAAACGGTTTACCTGTACCTTCTAACGATCCTGAAAAAAAGAATATTAACTTAGAATTATTCTCTACTGATATTGTAGAATACATTTCTATTGATAAAACATTTAGCTCTAAAAACACTGGTGACTTTGGTGGAGGTAATGTTGATATTTTATCGAAAGATTTTAAAGATAATAGTTTATTTGAAGTAGAATTAGGTACAAAAATAAACACCAATGCAACATCAAAAGGCGCTGAATTTTTATTACCACAGGGACCAAGTAAATTAGGTTATGCAAATTACGGAGTACCTAACAAACCTTTATCAGGTTATCATTTCACCAACAGCTTGCAACCACAAACTGCAGGTCCAATTGGTGGAAATTTTGGTGTACGCGCAGGTAAATCGTTTTTAATTGGCAACACAGGTAAACTTAATTTATTTGCAACCGCAAGTTTTGACAATGCTTTTACGTTTAAAGAAGGTATAAACCAAAGTGCAAGTGCACAAGGCGCAAAATTAAAATCTTTTAACCAAGAAAAATTTTCTCAAACTACTAATACAACGGGCATGTTTAATGCCAACTATCATATAAACGACAAAAACCGCGTTGGTTACAACTTGCTTTATATAAATTCATCTGATTTATCTAGAGACACGTACACAGGTACCGATCGCGATTTTGAAGGCGACCACGACGCTTTATTAGTACAACGTGGTACATTTATTCAAAATACAGTATTAATCAATCAATTACTTGGTAACCATACCTTTAACAACAAATTAGGTTTTGACTGGGCTGTTTCATACAACACTATTAAAAGCGATATGCCCGATAGAACTCAAAATAAAATGTTTTATTGGAAAGATACCAACAATTACACTATAGCTCAACGCACTATTACCGATAATCACCGCTATTTTCAAAATCTTAAAGAAGATGAAATTGCAGCAAACTTAGCATTAAACTACAAATTTGGATCTACAGAAAACGGTAGCGAAAAAGGTAAACTTACATTAGGATACAATGGCCGAGTTAAAAACAGAGATTTTGAAGCCATACAATTTAACTTTCGTATTTCTGGAAACGCATTAAATAGCACAGTAAACCCAAATAACTTAGACACCTTTTTTAACCAACAAAATTATGACAACGGTTTATTTAACATAGAAGCTTTTGCAGGTGAAACTCCACAAACTTACAACGGCGAACAAAACATACATGCAGGTTTTGCAAATGTTGAATACCGTTTAACCGACAAATTAAGTGCTGTTGTTGGTATGCGTTACGAAAAAATTAACCAAACAGTTAAATGGAGAACACAATTAGATGCACAAGAAAAAAACAATGAATTTAACCGCAATGAATTTTTACCAAATTTATCGTTTAAATATGCAATAAACACTGTTCAAAATTTACGCTTAGCTGCAAGTAAAACATATACTTTACCACAGTTTAAAGAACGTGCACGCTTTATTTATGAAGATGTAACCGAAATTAAAGTAGGTAACCCGTATTTGTATCCATCACAAAATTACAACTTAGATTTAAAGTGGGAATTATTCCCTAACTCCGATGAAGTAGTTTCGGTAGCAGCGTTTGGTAAATATATTTTAGATCCTATTAACGAAATTACCATGGCTTCTTCTACAAACGATATCACTTGGGTAAACATTGGCGATAAAGGCTATGTGTACGGTGCCGAATTTGAAATTAAAAAACAGATAATTGATTTTGGTGGCGCAAACAAAAACAATCTATTTGCTGGTTTAAATGTATCGTACATGAAAACAGATCAAGAAATAAATCGTGAAAAAATTCAAAAGGAAACGAACGGTTTAATTAACACCAATTTCAATTTTGACCGTTCATCATTTACAGGCGCATCTGATTTATTATTAAATGCAGACATTTCTTATGTAAAAAATTGGAACAATGATAAAGCCTTAACTGCAACTGTTGCCTACACACACTACTCTGATCGTTTATACGCATTAGGTGTTGAACAAAAAGGAAATTTGGTTGATAAAGGTATGGGATCATTAGATTTTATCCTTAAAACAAATCTTCATAAAAAAGTTGCAATCAACTTTGCCGCACGTAATATTTTAAACCCAGAATTCCGCAGAATACAAGATAATGCATCGGGCCAAATAAATGCAATTACTTATAAACGTGGTGCGTTTTTTAGCTTGGGCGCAAAATATACATTTTAA